From one Pseudomonas sp. B21-048 genomic stretch:
- a CDS encoding tetratricopeptide repeat protein: MNRTGRTLALGCLLLLQPLLAFAQAGGNSLLIPAMGRCTLNTQPQDLTQALAACQKASDAGDAQAQYELGEFYYDGKNAPRDLNQALSYFEKASLQGHAQAQFKLGTMFFHGEGVPANNVQAYIVLKMAAVNGAEEALDTADEVAEKMPREDLEVATQVLGQIFRKYLMELQSADGRTPFSPLP; this comes from the coding sequence ATGAACCGCACCGGCCGCACCCTTGCACTGGGCTGCCTGTTGCTCCTTCAGCCCCTGCTCGCGTTCGCACAAGCAGGCGGCAACTCGTTGTTGATCCCGGCGATGGGCCGCTGCACCCTCAATACACAGCCGCAAGACCTGACGCAAGCGCTCGCCGCCTGCCAGAAAGCGTCGGATGCAGGGGATGCGCAAGCGCAATACGAGTTGGGTGAGTTCTACTACGACGGCAAAAACGCGCCGCGCGACCTCAATCAAGCCCTGAGCTACTTCGAAAAGGCTTCGCTGCAAGGCCATGCCCAGGCGCAATTCAAACTCGGCACCATGTTCTTTCATGGCGAAGGCGTACCGGCCAATAACGTTCAGGCGTATATCGTGCTGAAAATGGCCGCCGTCAACGGTGCGGAAGAGGCGCTGGACACTGCCGACGAAGTCGCCGAGAAAATGCCTCGCGAAGATCTGGAAGTCGCGACCCAGGTGCTGGGGCAAATTTTCCGTAAATACTTGATGGAATTGCAAAGCGCCGATGGGCGTACGCCGTTTTCGCCACTGCCCTGA
- a CDS encoding DUF1820 family protein, with amino-acid sequence MTKREAPIYKVIFLNQGQVYEMYAKQIYQSDLWGFLEVEEFVFGERTQVVVDPSEEKLKAQFEGVVRSFVPMHSIVRIDEVERLGTPKISEARGAVGNVMPFPMPMPEK; translated from the coding sequence ATGACCAAACGTGAAGCTCCAATCTACAAGGTGATTTTCCTCAATCAGGGCCAAGTGTACGAAATGTACGCCAAGCAGATCTATCAAAGTGATTTGTGGGGCTTCCTGGAAGTGGAAGAGTTCGTCTTTGGCGAGCGCACGCAAGTGGTCGTCGATCCGAGCGAAGAGAAGCTCAAGGCTCAGTTCGAAGGCGTTGTGCGCAGTTTTGTGCCGATGCATTCGATCGTGCGCATCGACGAGGTCGAGCGCCTCGGCACGCCGAAAATCAGCGAAGCCCGTGGCGCGGTCGGCAATGTCATGCCGTTTCCGATGCCGATGCCTGAGAAGTAA
- the miaB gene encoding tRNA (N6-isopentenyl adenosine(37)-C2)-methylthiotransferase MiaB yields the protein MAKKLYIETHGCQMNEYDSSRMVDLLGEHQALEVTARAEDADVILLNTCSIRERAQDRVYSQLGRWRELKLANPDMVIAVGGCVASQEGAAIRDRAPYVDVVFGPQTLHRLPEMIDAARLTKLPQVDVSFPEIEKFDHLPEPRIDGPSAYVSVMEGCSKYCTFCVVPYTRGEEVSRPFDDVIAEIIHLAENGVREVTLLGQNVNGYRGATHDGRLADLAELIRVVAAVDGIDRIRYTTSHPLEFSDSLIQAHADVPELVKHLHLPVQSGSDRILAAMKRNHTALEYKSKLRKLRAAVPGICISSDFIVGFPGETEKDFEQTMKLIEDVGFDFSYSFVYSQRPGTPAADLADETPEELKKERLNALQHRLNQQGFEISRQMVGSIQRILVTDYSKKDPGELQGRTENNRIVNFRCDNPTLIGQFADVHIDAAQPHSLRGSLIQ from the coding sequence ATGGCCAAGAAGCTTTACATCGAAACCCACGGTTGCCAGATGAACGAGTACGACAGCTCGCGCATGGTCGATCTGCTGGGTGAACATCAGGCCCTGGAAGTCACCGCTCGCGCTGAAGACGCCGACGTGATCTTGCTCAACACCTGCTCGATCCGCGAACGCGCCCAGGACCGGGTGTATTCCCAGCTGGGCCGCTGGCGCGAACTGAAACTGGCCAACCCGGACATGGTCATCGCCGTCGGCGGTTGCGTGGCCAGCCAGGAAGGCGCGGCCATCCGTGATCGCGCTCCGTACGTGGACGTGGTATTCGGCCCGCAGACCCTGCACCGCCTGCCGGAAATGATCGACGCCGCGCGCCTGACCAAGTTGCCGCAAGTCGACGTCTCGTTCCCGGAAATCGAAAAATTCGACCACCTGCCCGAGCCGCGCATCGATGGGCCGAGCGCCTATGTGTCGGTCATGGAAGGCTGCAGCAAGTACTGCACCTTTTGCGTAGTGCCTTATACGCGCGGTGAAGAAGTCAGCCGACCGTTCGACGACGTGATTGCCGAGATCATTCACCTGGCCGAAAACGGCGTGCGCGAAGTGACCTTGCTGGGGCAGAACGTCAACGGTTATCGCGGCGCCACTCACGATGGCAGACTGGCCGATCTGGCGGAACTGATCCGCGTAGTGGCAGCCGTCGATGGCATCGACCGGATTCGCTACACCACTTCGCACCCGCTGGAGTTCTCCGACAGCCTGATCCAGGCCCACGCCGACGTACCGGAACTGGTGAAACACCTGCATTTACCGGTGCAATCGGGTTCCGACCGGATCCTCGCGGCGATGAAACGCAATCACACCGCGCTGGAGTACAAATCCAAACTACGCAAGTTGCGGGCCGCCGTGCCAGGAATCTGCATCAGTTCTGACTTTATCGTGGGCTTCCCGGGCGAGACCGAGAAAGACTTCGAACAGACCATGAAGTTGATCGAAGACGTCGGTTTCGACTTTTCCTACTCGTTCGTCTATAGCCAGCGCCCAGGCACGCCGGCCGCCGATCTGGCCGACGAAACGCCGGAAGAGCTGAAAAAAGAACGCCTGAACGCCCTGCAACATCGCCTGAACCAACAAGGTTTCGAGATCAGCCGACAAATGGTGGGCTCCATTCAGCGGATTCTGGTCACCGATTATTCGAAAAAAGATCCCGGCGAACTGCAAGGCCGGACCGAGAATAACCGTATCGTCAACTTCCGCTGCGACAATCCGACGCTGATCGGCCAGTTCGCCGACGTGCACATCGACGCCGCGCAACCGCACTCGCTGCGGGGCTCGCTGATCCAGTAA
- a CDS encoding PhoH family protein produces the protein MNAPIEPHRFILEPFEARRFANLCGQFDEHLRLIEQRLAIEIRNRGNQFELIGEPKHTTSAENLLRRLYRETKGTELSPDMVHLFLQESAVEELDNHSPAEPSVALRTKKGMIRPRGLNQVRYVKEILGNDINFGIGPAGTGKTYLAVACAVDALEREQIRRILLVRPAVEAGEKLGFLPGDLSQKIDPYLRPLYDALYEMLGFEYVAKLIERQVIEVAPLAYMRGRTLNNSFIILDESQNTTVEQMKMFLTRIGFGSTAVITGDITQVDLPKGTKSGLHHVIEVLKDVPGISFTHFMPKDVVRHPLVQRIVEAYERFENRTADEPAKLSPKDTRPDA, from the coding sequence TTGAACGCACCCATAGAACCACATCGTTTCATCCTCGAGCCTTTTGAAGCTCGCCGCTTCGCCAATTTGTGCGGGCAATTCGACGAGCATCTGCGCTTGATCGAACAGCGCCTCGCTATCGAGATCCGCAACCGTGGAAACCAGTTCGAACTGATCGGCGAGCCCAAGCACACCACCTCCGCGGAAAACCTGCTGCGCCGCTTGTACCGGGAAACCAAAGGTACCGAGCTGTCGCCGGACATGGTTCACCTGTTCCTGCAGGAATCGGCCGTCGAGGAACTGGACAACCACTCCCCCGCCGAACCGTCCGTCGCCTTGCGCACCAAGAAAGGCATGATTCGCCCTCGCGGCTTGAATCAGGTGCGCTACGTGAAGGAAATCCTCGGTAACGACATCAACTTCGGCATCGGTCCGGCCGGTACCGGCAAGACCTATCTGGCCGTTGCCTGCGCGGTAGACGCGCTGGAGCGCGAGCAGATTCGCCGCATTCTGCTGGTCCGTCCGGCGGTTGAAGCGGGCGAAAAGCTCGGCTTCCTGCCCGGCGACCTGTCCCAGAAAATCGACCCATACCTGCGCCCGCTTTATGACGCGCTCTACGAAATGCTCGGTTTCGAATACGTCGCCAAGCTGATCGAGCGTCAGGTGATCGAAGTTGCGCCGCTGGCCTACATGCGCGGTCGTACGCTGAACAACAGTTTCATCATCCTCGACGAAAGCCAGAACACCACCGTCGAGCAGATGAAGATGTTCCTGACCCGGATCGGTTTCGGCTCCACCGCCGTCATCACGGGTGACATCACCCAGGTCGACCTGCCGAAAGGCACCAAGTCCGGGTTGCATCACGTGATCGAGGTGCTGAAAGACGTGCCGGGTATCAGCTTCACCCACTTCATGCCCAAGGACGTGGTGCGCCATCCGCTGGTGCAGCGCATTGTCGAAGCCTACGAGCGCTTCGAAAATCGCACAGCCGACGAACCGGCGAAGCTCTCTCCCAAGGACACTCGCCCCGATGCTTGA
- the ybeY gene encoding rRNA maturation RNase YbeY has protein sequence MLELDLQLATEASAPSEAEFRQWCELALRQRTADSEMTIRLVDAEEARELNFTWRQKDYATNVLSFPADVPDEFLDIPLLGDLVICVAVVEREAAEQGKELKAHWAHLVIHGCLHLLGYDHIDDDEAEEMEALERTLLAELGHPDPYADDETDTSPIVTTKDSE, from the coding sequence ATGCTTGAGCTTGATCTGCAACTGGCTACCGAAGCGTCTGCCCCAAGCGAAGCCGAATTCCGTCAATGGTGCGAACTGGCCCTGCGCCAGCGTACTGCCGACTCCGAAATGACCATCCGTCTGGTCGACGCAGAGGAAGCCCGCGAACTGAACTTCACCTGGCGGCAGAAAGACTATGCCACCAACGTTTTGTCGTTCCCGGCCGATGTGCCCGACGAGTTTCTCGACATTCCACTGCTGGGCGATCTGGTGATCTGCGTAGCAGTAGTCGAGCGCGAAGCGGCGGAACAAGGCAAGGAATTAAAGGCCCACTGGGCGCATCTGGTCATTCACGGCTGCTTGCATCTGCTTGGTTACGACCATATAGATGACGACGAAGCCGAAGAAATGGAAGCACTGGAACGAACGTTGCTTGCAGAGCTGGGTCATCCGGACCCTTATGCGGACGACGAAACAGACACATCCCCAATCGTAACAACAAAGGATTCAGAGTAA
- a CDS encoding HlyC/CorC family transporter produces the protein MSEDRSSNGQKSWLGKLTQAFAHEPKNRQELLELLRDAHQNKLLDSEALAIVEGAIQVADLQVRDIMVPRSQMISIKATQTPREFLPAVVDSAHSRYPVIGESHDDVMGVLLAKDLLPLILKENGDSFNIKDLLRPATFVPESKRLNVLLREFRANHNHMAIVIDEYGGVAGLVTIEDVLEQIVGDIEDEHDVEEDSYIKPLPSGDFLIKALTPIDNFNEFFDSEFSDDEFDTVGGLVMSAFGHLPKRNEITEIGAYRFRILNADSRRIHLLRLTPIAR, from the coding sequence ATGAGCGAAGATCGATCGAGCAACGGGCAGAAGTCATGGCTGGGTAAGCTCACCCAGGCTTTTGCCCACGAGCCGAAGAACCGCCAGGAGCTGCTGGAGCTGCTGCGCGACGCACATCAAAACAAGTTGCTGGACAGCGAAGCGCTGGCCATCGTCGAAGGCGCCATCCAGGTTGCAGACCTGCAAGTGCGGGACATCATGGTCCCGCGCTCGCAGATGATCAGCATCAAGGCGACCCAGACACCCCGCGAGTTCCTGCCGGCCGTGGTCGACTCGGCCCACTCCCGCTACCCGGTGATCGGCGAAAGCCACGATGACGTGATGGGCGTGTTGCTGGCCAAGGACTTGCTGCCGTTGATCCTCAAGGAGAACGGCGACAGCTTCAACATCAAGGACCTGCTGCGCCCGGCCACGTTCGTGCCCGAGTCCAAGCGCCTGAATGTGCTGCTGCGCGAGTTTCGCGCCAACCATAACCACATGGCCATCGTCATTGACGAATACGGCGGTGTGGCCGGTCTGGTGACCATCGAAGACGTGCTGGAGCAGATCGTCGGCGACATTGAAGACGAGCACGACGTCGAAGAAGACAGCTACATCAAGCCGCTGCCCAGCGGTGACTTCCTGATCAAGGCCCTGACGCCGATCGATAACTTCAACGAGTTCTTCGACAGCGAATTCTCGGACGATGAATTCGACACCGTCGGCGGTTTGGTGATGAGCGCGTTCGGGCACTTGCCAAAACGTAACGAAATCACTGAAATCGGCGCCTATCGCTTCCGCATCCTGAACGCCGACAGCCGTCGGATTCACTTGCTGCGTTTGACACCTATCGCCCGGTAA
- the lnt gene encoding apolipoprotein N-acyltransferase: MLRITRPGWPGNLLAVAAGALTTLALAPFDIWPLALLAVGFFYAGLRELSPRQALGRGWCFGFGLFAAGTSWIYYSIHNFGGASVLLAGFLMLLFTAAIAWFFALPAWIWARWLRRNEAPLADALAFAALWVGQEAFRGWFLTGFPWLYSGYSQLNGPLTGLAPVGGMWLISFTLALTAALIYNAARLVRTGRKGFIAVGVLLLAGPWVAGMALKEHAWTSPAGDPLSVAAIQGNIEQSMKWDPSQLNAQLALYRDMSFSSKRVDLLIWPETAVPVLKESAEGYLNMMGSFAAERKSALITGVPIRQEVHHEKRFFNGITVVGEGDGTYLKQKLVPFGEYVPLQEVLRGLIAFFDLPMSDFARGPADQALLQAKGYQIAPFICYEVVYPEFAAGLAARSDLLLTISNDTWFGTSIGPLQHLQMAQMRALEAGRWMIRATNNGVTGLINPFGQITAQIPQFEQGILYGEVVPMHNLTPYLEWRSWPLIIICGLLFGWALVANRMAKTV; this comes from the coding sequence ATGCTCCGTATCACCCGCCCCGGCTGGCCCGGTAACCTGCTGGCCGTGGCGGCCGGTGCACTCACCACCCTGGCCCTGGCGCCGTTCGATATCTGGCCGCTGGCATTGCTGGCGGTCGGTTTCTTTTACGCCGGGCTGCGCGAACTGAGCCCCCGCCAGGCCTTGGGCCGTGGCTGGTGTTTCGGTTTCGGCCTGTTTGCCGCAGGCACCAGCTGGATCTACTACAGCATTCACAACTTCGGCGGCGCCTCGGTGTTGCTGGCCGGGTTCTTGATGCTGCTCTTCACCGCGGCAATCGCCTGGTTCTTCGCCCTGCCCGCCTGGATTTGGGCGCGCTGGTTGCGCCGTAACGAAGCGCCGCTGGCCGATGCCTTGGCATTTGCGGCGTTGTGGGTGGGCCAGGAAGCCTTTCGCGGCTGGTTCCTTACCGGTTTCCCATGGCTCTATTCCGGTTATAGCCAGCTCAATGGTCCACTGACCGGGCTCGCGCCTGTCGGCGGCATGTGGCTGATTTCCTTCACCCTGGCCCTGACGGCTGCGCTGATCTACAACGCTGCACGATTGGTGCGCACTGGCCGTAAAGGCTTCATCGCTGTCGGCGTGCTACTGCTGGCTGGCCCATGGGTGGCCGGCATGGCGCTCAAGGAACATGCCTGGACCAGCCCGGCGGGCGACCCCCTGAGCGTCGCGGCGATTCAGGGCAATATCGAACAAAGCATGAAGTGGGACCCCTCGCAGCTCAATGCGCAGTTGGCGCTGTACCGCGATATGAGTTTCAGCTCCAAACGCGTCGACCTGCTGATCTGGCCGGAGACGGCGGTCCCGGTGCTCAAGGAGTCCGCCGAGGGCTACCTGAACATGATGGGCAGCTTCGCCGCCGAGCGTAAATCGGCGCTGATTACCGGCGTACCGATTCGCCAGGAAGTCCATCATGAGAAGCGCTTTTTCAACGGCATTACCGTTGTCGGTGAAGGCGATGGCACTTATCTGAAGCAGAAACTGGTGCCGTTCGGCGAATACGTTCCATTGCAGGAAGTGTTGCGCGGCCTGATCGCTTTCTTCGACCTGCCGATGTCCGACTTTGCCCGTGGGCCGGCCGATCAGGCGCTGCTGCAAGCCAAGGGTTATCAGATTGCGCCGTTCATCTGCTACGAAGTGGTCTACCCGGAATTCGCCGCCGGCCTCGCCGCCCGCAGCGATTTGCTGCTGACCATCAGCAATGACACCTGGTTCGGCACCTCGATCGGCCCTCTGCAACATTTGCAGATGGCACAGATGCGCGCACTTGAAGCCGGCCGCTGGATGATCCGCGCCACCAACAACGGCGTGACCGGCCTGATCAACCCGTTTGGTCAGATCACTGCGCAGATCCCGCAGTTCGAACAAGGCATTCTGTATGGCGAAGTGGTGCCGATGCACAACCTGACGCCGTACCTGGAATGGCGTTCGTGGCCGTTGATCATCATTTGCGGGTTGTTGTTTGGTTGGGCGTTGGTTGCGAACCGAATGGCGAAGACCGTTTAA
- a CDS encoding YdcF family protein, with amino-acid sequence MPFRYFIKQLLLPPGILLLLLVLAWWWRRSRPRLAGLCFVLGVGGFWLMSLPVMVQWSAKALEREPPLAREEWATLGQRADAIVVLGSGRERGDPAWGVDQPTGVGLGRERYAARLAKASGLPILTSGGLHYGTPPSEAKLMADSLLDDFGVTVRWQEGRSRTTWENAQLSAQVLLPEGIKRVVVVTQAWHMPRAVWSFRQAGFEVVPAPVGFLGVDNARPLGGWMPEFKSIWQSGQLMNEAVGQLGYSLFYRGDVDPD; translated from the coding sequence ATGCCTTTTCGTTATTTCATTAAACAACTTCTATTGCCGCCCGGCATTTTATTGCTGTTGCTGGTGCTTGCCTGGTGGTGGCGCCGCTCAAGGCCGAGGCTGGCGGGGTTGTGTTTCGTCCTGGGCGTGGGCGGTTTCTGGTTGATGAGCTTGCCGGTGATGGTGCAGTGGAGCGCCAAGGCCCTGGAGCGCGAACCGCCGCTGGCGCGCGAGGAATGGGCAACCCTGGGCCAACGCGCCGATGCCATCGTGGTGCTGGGTTCTGGGCGTGAGCGTGGTGACCCGGCCTGGGGTGTCGACCAGCCGACCGGCGTCGGCCTGGGGCGCGAACGCTACGCCGCACGCCTGGCCAAGGCGTCCGGTTTGCCGATTCTGACCAGTGGCGGCCTGCATTACGGCACGCCACCATCAGAAGCGAAGCTGATGGCAGACTCATTGCTCGATGATTTCGGCGTGACGGTGCGCTGGCAGGAAGGGCGCAGCCGCACGACCTGGGAAAACGCGCAACTCAGTGCCCAGGTGTTGTTGCCAGAGGGGATCAAGCGCGTAGTGGTTGTGACCCAGGCCTGGCACATGCCGCGGGCGGTCTGGAGTTTCCGGCAGGCCGGATTTGAGGTGGTGCCCGCGCCAGTGGGGTTTTTAGGCGTGGACAATGCCCGGCCGTTGGGCGGCTGGATGCCGGAATTCAAATCGATCTGGCAGAGCGGGCAGTTGATGAATGAGGCGGTGGGGCAGCTCGGGTATTCGTTGTTTTATCGAGGCGATGTTGACCCTGATTGA
- the leuS gene encoding leucine--tRNA ligase: MHEHYQPREIENAAQSFWDEQKSFEVSEQPGKETFYCLSMFPYPSGKLHMGHVRNYTIGDVISRYQRMQGKNVLQPMGWDAFGMPAENAAMKNNVAPAKWTYENIAYMKTQLRSLGLAVDWSREVTTCKPDYYRWEQWLFTRLFEKGVIYKKSGTVNWDPVDQTVLANEQVIDGRGWRSGALIEKREIPMYYFKITAYADELLDSLDELTGWPEQVKTMQRNWIGKSRGMEVQFPYDVASIGETGALKVFTTRPDTLMGATYVAVAAEHHLAALAAQNNPELQAFIAECKGGSVAEADVATQEKKGLPTSLFVEHPLTGEKLPVWIANYVLMHYGDGAVMAVPAHDERDFEFAHKYNLPIKSVVRTSAGDTNPAPWQDAYGEHGTLINSGEFDGLDFAGAFDAIEVALIKKNLGASRTQFRLRDWGISRQRYWGCPIPIIHCNTCGDVPVPEDQLPVVLPEDVVPDGAGSPLARMPEFYECSCPKCGAPAKRETDTMDTFVESSWYYARYASPHYEGGLVDKAAADHWLPVDQYIGGIEHAILHLLYARFFHKLMRDEGLVSSNEPFKNLLTQGMVIAETYYRREANGAYTWFNPADVELERDSKAKVISAKLIADGLPVEIGGTEKMAKSKNNGVDPQSMIDQFGADTCRLFMMFASPPDMSAEWSDSGVEGSHRFLKRVWRLAQAHVTQGLPGKLDVTSLNDEQKAVRRSIHLAIKQASQDVGQHHKFNTAIAQVMTLMNVLEKVSQGTEQDRALIHEGLETVTLLLAPITPHISHELWHRLGHADPVIDASWPVLDESALVQDNLQLVIQVNGKLRGHIEMPASASREEVEAAARANENVLRFVDGLTIRKVIVVPGKLVNIVAS; the protein is encoded by the coding sequence ATGCACGAACACTATCAGCCCCGCGAAATCGAAAATGCTGCCCAGTCGTTCTGGGACGAGCAAAAGTCCTTTGAAGTCAGTGAACAGCCAGGCAAGGAGACCTTCTACTGCCTGTCGATGTTCCCTTACCCCAGCGGCAAGCTACACATGGGGCACGTGCGCAACTACACCATCGGCGACGTGATCTCCCGCTACCAGCGCATGCAAGGCAAGAACGTCCTGCAACCCATGGGTTGGGACGCCTTCGGCATGCCGGCGGAAAACGCCGCGATGAAAAACAACGTAGCGCCCGCCAAGTGGACCTACGAAAACATCGCCTACATGAAAACCCAGCTGCGCAGCCTGGGCCTGGCGGTGGACTGGTCGCGCGAAGTGACCACCTGCAAGCCCGATTACTACCGCTGGGAACAATGGCTGTTCACTCGCCTGTTCGAAAAAGGCGTGATTTACAAAAAAAGCGGCACCGTGAACTGGGACCCGGTCGACCAGACCGTTCTGGCCAACGAGCAAGTGATCGACGGTCGCGGCTGGCGTTCCGGCGCGCTGATCGAAAAGCGCGAAATCCCGATGTACTACTTCAAGATCACCGCTTACGCGGATGAGCTGCTGGACAGCCTCGACGAACTGACGGGCTGGCCTGAGCAGGTCAAGACCATGCAGCGCAACTGGATCGGCAAGTCCCGCGGCATGGAAGTGCAGTTCCCGTACGACGTCGCCTCCATCGGCGAAACCGGCGCGCTGAAAGTTTTCACTACCCGTCCAGACACCCTGATGGGCGCAACCTACGTTGCAGTGGCCGCCGAACACCATCTGGCTGCCCTGGCCGCGCAGAACAACCCTGAGCTGCAAGCGTTCATCGCTGAATGCAAGGGCGGCAGCGTCGCCGAAGCCGACGTCGCCACTCAAGAGAAAAAAGGCCTGCCGACCTCGCTGTTCGTCGAGCATCCACTGACCGGCGAGAAACTCCCGGTATGGATCGCCAACTACGTACTGATGCATTACGGCGATGGCGCGGTGATGGCCGTTCCGGCGCACGATGAACGTGATTTCGAGTTCGCCCACAAGTACAACTTGCCGATCAAGTCGGTGGTGCGCACCAGTGCCGGTGACACCAACCCGGCCCCTTGGCAGGACGCGTACGGCGAGCACGGCACGCTGATCAACTCCGGCGAATTTGACGGCCTGGACTTCGCCGGCGCCTTCGACGCCATCGAAGTGGCGCTGATCAAGAAAAACCTCGGCGCCTCGCGTACCCAATTCCGCCTGCGCGACTGGGGCATCAGCCGTCAGCGCTACTGGGGCTGCCCGATCCCGATCATCCACTGCAACACCTGCGGTGATGTGCCGGTCCCGGAAGATCAACTGCCCGTGGTACTGCCGGAAGACGTCGTACCGGACGGTGCCGGTTCGCCACTGGCACGCATGCCCGAGTTCTACGAGTGCAGCTGCCCGAAATGCGGCGCCCCGGCCAAGCGTGAAACTGACACCATGGACACCTTCGTCGAGTCCTCGTGGTACTACGCCCGCTACGCCTCGCCGCACTATGAAGGTGGTCTGGTGGACAAAGCGGCGGCCGACCACTGGCTGCCGGTGGATCAATACATCGGTGGTATCGAACACGCCATTCTTCACCTGCTCTACGCGCGCTTCTTCCACAAGCTGATGCGCGACGAAGGCCTGGTGAGTTCCAACGAGCCGTTCAAGAACCTGCTGACCCAGGGCATGGTGATCGCCGAGACTTACTATCGTCGCGAAGCCAATGGTGCTTACACATGGTTCAACCCGGCGGACGTCGAACTCGAACGCGACAGCAAGGCCAAGGTCATTAGCGCCAAGCTGATCGCAGACGGCCTGCCGGTGGAAATCGGTGGTACCGAGAAGATGGCCAAGTCGAAAAACAACGGCGTTGACCCACAGTCGATGATTGACCAGTTCGGCGCAGACACCTGCCGCCTGTTCATGATGTTTGCCTCGCCACCTGACATGAGCGCGGAATGGTCCGACTCCGGAGTAGAGGGTTCGCACCGCTTCCTCAAGCGCGTCTGGCGTCTGGCTCAAGCGCACGTCACTCAGGGCCTGCCGGGCAAACTGGACGTCACCAGCCTGAACGACGAGCAGAAAGCCGTTCGTCGTTCGATCCACCTGGCCATCAAGCAGGCCAGCCAGGACGTCGGCCAGCACCACAAATTCAACACCGCCATCGCCCAGGTGATGACGCTGATGAACGTACTGGAAAAAGTCTCGCAAGGCACCGAGCAGGATCGCGCACTGATTCACGAAGGCCTGGAAACCGTAACTCTGCTGCTGGCTCCGATCACGCCGCACATCAGCCACGAGCTCTGGCATCGCCTGGGTCACGCAGATCCGGTTATCGATGCCAGTTGGCCGGTGCTGGACGAAAGCGCCTTGGTACAGGACAACCTGCAGTTGGTCATTCAAGTCAACGGCAAGCTGCGTGGTCACATCGAAATGCCGGCCAGCGCCAGCCGCGAAGAAGTCGAAGCGGCCGCACGGGCCAACGAAAATGTCCTGCGCTTCGTCGATGGCCTGACTATTCGCAAAGTGATCGTAGTGCCCGGAAAACTGGTCAATATCGTCGCCAGCTAA
- the lptE gene encoding LPS assembly lipoprotein LptE, whose amino-acid sequence MIKRNLLVMGLAVLLSACGFQLRGTGTTELAIKELDLSARNAYGETVTQLHQVLESSGVKVYSGAPYKLYLADEQENQRILSYAGAGRTGEYQVNTVLNYDIRGEGNLPLLSDKLEVQKVFIHDGNNLVGSDQEANDARREIRRELVQRMMLRLQQLTPGQLDQLQQTANARAKAETDALEAAQKAEAQTPRQSPVELPQQ is encoded by the coding sequence ATGATCAAACGCAATTTGCTGGTGATGGGCCTTGCAGTCCTGTTGAGCGCCTGCGGTTTCCAGCTGCGCGGCACCGGCACCACCGAACTGGCGATCAAGGAACTCGACCTGAGCGCCCGCAATGCCTACGGCGAAACCGTGACGCAACTGCATCAGGTACTGGAAAGCAGCGGCGTCAAGGTCTACAGCGGCGCACCTTACAAGCTGTACCTGGCTGACGAGCAGGAAAATCAGCGCATCCTCAGTTATGCAGGCGCCGGCCGTACTGGCGAGTACCAAGTGAACACCGTGCTTAACTACGACATCCGTGGCGAGGGTAATCTGCCACTGCTGAGCGACAAGCTTGAAGTGCAGAAGGTGTTCATCCACGACGGCAACAATCTGGTAGGCTCCGATCAGGAAGCCAACGATGCCCGCCGCGAGATCCGTCGCGAACTGGTGCAACGCATGATGCTGCGCCTGCAACAGCTGACTCCGGGGCAACTGGATCAGCTGCAGCAGACCGCCAACGCTCGTGCCAAGGCTGAAACCGACGCGCTGGAAGCGGCGCAAAAGGCTGAAGCGCAGACGCCGCGTCAGTCGCCCGTCGAACTGCCGCAGCAATAA